A genomic region of Phragmites australis chromosome 2, lpPhrAust1.1, whole genome shotgun sequence contains the following coding sequences:
- the LOC133909776 gene encoding uncharacterized protein LOC133909776 translates to MSSLSFPTTTAALRHGAYHGPALPKRRSPSATARCAAFRRNTSGGGGQYGGALVDEGMSVLRRRIREARMAETNYEAPAEWAAWEKRYYPAYVSDVSGLVGALQLMLMGTRPSVAIAVAALVLGSVPVSAVAALHHLAAVAEAVLQSVHHVS, encoded by the coding sequence ATGTCTTCCCTCTCGTTCCCGACGACAACGGCCGCGCTCCGTCACGGGGCATACCACGGCCCGGCGCTGCCGAAGAGAAGatcgccgtcggcgacggctcGCTGTGCCGCGTTCCGCCGGAATAcgagcggcggcgggggccAGTACGGCGGCGCGCTGGTGGACGAGGGCATGTCCGTGCTGCGGCGCAGGATCCGGGAGGCGCGGATGGCGGAGACCAACTACGAGGCGCCCGCCGAGTGGGCGGCGTGGGAGAAGCGGTACTACCCCGCCTACGTCTCCGACGTGTCAGGCCTCGTCGGCGCGCTGCAGCTGATGCTCATGGGCACCAGGCCCAGCGTCGCCATTGCTGTCGCGGCCTTGGTGCTCGGCAGTGTGCCGGTgtccgccgtcgccgcgctgcACCATCTGGCGGCGGTGGCCGAGGCCGTCCTGCAGTCTGTGCACCACGTTTCTTGA
- the LOC133895646 gene encoding beta-glucuronosyltransferase GlcAT14A-like — protein sequence MGAADKWLLPLVSVSFVSLLLFLSALSGFSASSTLFARLPPPSYVRRGAAAPPSFAYLLAGGRGDGRKLLRLLLAVYHPRNRYLLHLSADADASERAELAAAVARAAPAVGAFGNVDVVGRPTAGTPMGSSGLAATLRAAAALLRLDAEWDWFVTLNAADYPLVTQDDLIHVFSSVPRHLNFIDHTSDIGWKESQRVQPIIVDAGIYLAGRNQFFQATEKRDTPDSFKIFTGSPWVILNRRFIEYSVFGWENLPRTLLMYFTNVMLPLEGYFHSVVCNSDFRNFTVNNDLRYMVWDNPPQMEPHFLNFTHYDGIVGSGVPFARKFRENEPLLDKIDEKVLRRWRHRPVPGAWCTGRRRWFSDPCSQWSNVNIVRPGPQAEKFRRYMNQILEESNSGNNSCRQ from the exons ATGGGCGCCGCCGACAAGTGGCTCCTCCCGCTCGTCTCAGTCTCTTTCGTCTCGCTCCTGCTCTTCCTCTCTGCGCTCTCGGGTTTCTCCGCCTCCTCCACGCTCTTCGCCCGCCTCCCGCCGCCCTCATACGTGCGCCGGGGagccgccgcgccgccctccTTCGCCTACCTGCTCGCAGGCGGGCGAGGGGACGGAAGGAAGCTCCTGCGGCTGCTCCTGGCCGTATACCACCCCAGGAACCGCTACCTGCTCCACCTCTCTGCAGACGCGGACGCGTCCGAGCGCGCCGAGCTGGCCGCGGCCGTCGCGCGCGCCGCCCCCGCCGTGGGCGCGTTCGGGAACGTCGACGTCGTCGGGCGACCCACCGCGGGCACCCCGATGGGATCCTCCGGCCTCGCTGCCACGCTCCGCGCAGCCGCCGCGCTGCTCCGGCTGGATGCGGAGTGGGACTGGTTCGTCACGCTCAACGCCGCCGACTATCCCCTTGTCACTCAGGACG ACTTGATTCATGTCTTCTCCTCTGTGCCAAGGCACCTTAACTTCATTGACCACACCAGTGACATTGGATGGAAAGA GTCTCAGAGAGTGCAACCAATCATAGTAGATGCTGGAATATACTTGGCAGGGAGGAATCAGTTCTTCCAAGCCACAGAGAAACGGGACACTCCTGATAGTTTCAAAATTTTCACAG GTTCTCCATGGGTCATTCTAAACCGACGCTTTATAGAGTATTCTGTGTTTGGTTGGGAGAATCTCCCAAGAACCCTGCTCATGTACTTCACAAATGTGATGCTACCTCTGGAAGGGTATTTCCACTCGGTTGTATGCAACTCGGATTTCCGTAATTTCACAGTGAACAATGACTTGCGGTATATGGTGTGGGACAATCCACCTCAGATGGAGCCCCATTTCCTAAACTTTACACATTATGATGGGATAGTGGGGAGTGGAGTGCCTTTTGCGCGGAAGTTTCGGGAGAATGAACCTCTATTGGACAAGATTGATGAGAAAGTACTTCGACGTTGGCGTCACAGACCTGTTCCTGGTGCCTGGTGCACAGGCAGAAGAAGGTGGTTCAGTGATCCATGTTCCCAGTGGAGCAACGTCAACATTGTGAGACCTGGCCCCCAAGCTGAGAAATTCCGCAGATACATGAATCAGATTTTAGAAGAATCAAATTCAGGCAACAACTCTTGCAGGCAATAG
- the LOC133910312 gene encoding E3 ubiquitin-protein ligase SINA-like 7: MTMQHHPNVKVVRVEGEAAAATSHHDKEKITVAIDAELLECGVCFGPLTPPLFQCTKGHISCSECCTDGALDYDCLMCREPETATRCRVMERILDGLSVPCAFRQHGCAEMVPYADKQDHVASCIHAPCHCPIAGCAGYTGASLRYHIKVDHPAVQSTLVRLGCLTALRMRGGEPARVACLGNGRTEFLLVVGQDVPSGRTLSVLHLMDEPSDDEDFKYKIEVVGEAGVLSLSGQAEGVERLAKPYQASAFLFVPNAIWDSSPEDVPVFIELK; this comes from the exons ATGACAATGCAGCATCATCCGAATGTGAAGGTGGTCCGGGTGGAAGGTGAGGCCGCGGCTGCGACGAGCCACCACGACAAGGAGAAGATCACCGTCGCCATCGACGCCGAGCTGCTGGAATGCGGCGTTTGCTTCGGTCCATTGACGCCACCTCTTTTCCAG TGCACCAAAGGCCACATCTCGTGTTCAGAGTGCTGCACCGATGGGGCTCTGGACTACGATTGCCTGATGTGCCGTGAGCCGGAGACCGCCACCCGCTGCCGCGTCATGGAGCGCATCCTCGACGGCCTGTCCGTGCCGTGCGCGTTCCGGCAACACGGCTGCGCCGAGATGGTCCCGTACGCGGACAAGCAGGACCACGTCGCGTCGTGCATCCACGCCCCGTGCCACTGCCCCATCGCCGGCTGCGCCGGCTACACCGGCGCGTCCCTGCGCTACCACATCAAGGTGGACCACCCGGCAGTGCAGAGCACCCTCGTCAGGCTTGGCTGCCTCACCGCGCTGAGGATGCGCGGGGGCGAGCCGGCCCGCGTGGCGTGCCTCGGGAACGGAAGGACGGAGTTCCTGCTCGTCGTCGGCCAGGACGTGCCGTCGGGGCGCACGCTGTCAGTGCTCCACCTCATGGACGAGCCGTCCGACGATGAGGACTTCAAGTACAAGATCGAGGTGGTCGGCGAGGCCGGCGTGCTCTCGCTGTCCGGTCAGGCCGAGGGCGTCGAGCGGCTGGCGAAGCCGTACCAGGCGAGCGCGTTCCTGTTCGTCCCCAACGCCATCTGGGACTCCTCCCCTGAGGACGTCCCAGTGTTCATCGAGCTGAAATGA